ACTACGACTCTACTACGTGTACAGAACCCGCCGACACTGTACCTGATATACAAACACAACATGCAGGAAAATGCTACGACATCGAGGTTTGACATCTACATAGCCAACATCCACAAAGGGATGCACGGAAGCGACAGTGGCTCGTACGACGCCCAAGGAAGGTTTGTCCCGGCCAAGTTCAACGGCATATTCACCAGGTTCGCCAAGGTCGAGCCGAACGCCCTGAACGAGGCCGAGCTGGAGGCCATGCGCACTGCCAACAGGAAGGAGGGTGACTTCAAAGGATGGTAATTAATCATCTCTCTCTACTGTAAAATCTTATTCATCATACCGACGGTCGAGGTGCCGCCGTGCTAACTCCGCCGGCGGTTGCAGGGCGGCGTCCAAGGCGGAGTGGGGTATGCTGTACAACCTCGCCAAGGACAAGGACGGCTTCCTTGAGAAGAACACCGCGCGCACCGTCTACGACGGCAGCCTCTTCCCGAAGCTGGTGAAGAAGGCGAGCTCATCTGGAAATTAACCGAGCATGATATGTATTTGTATTTGTTTTTCGATATGAAATTTGTACTCCGTATTATCCGGGTCTTGTTCGTTGAGCATGAGCTGTGTTGTCCCTGTACAACTGAAATTGAAATCTGTTAATGAAAACATAATTTACTGCTCCATTTGGCATGGCCGTTGCTGCTTTTGATCCAACGTTTTCTCCTAAGATCCTCGTGTAATGAACGTTTTTTCCAAGGACGACTGGTCTTTTTTCAGCGTACTAGTATAGGTAAATGCTTTACATAAGAGTGAGAAGCCTAGTTGCGTTGCGTTGCTTCACATGGGTCAGCTGACTTGGTATTCCAGGTGTCTCGTACCCAATCATGAGGGAGGATTGGGTGTAAATGATTGAAACTATTCAATATAGCCTGCTGTGCAAATGGTGGTGGAAGCTCGAGAGCAGTGATTGGCCCCTCGCAGCAAATTGTTACagcaagtctagtagaaccctcaaacccttaaaacaaaaaccagttttaaggattGAGAATTGCAcaattttgacacttttaagggttgaaaaataggagcaaagactagaaccctcaaacccaacccttataacggaatattccgttataagggttgggtttgagggttctgtctttgccccaaccccaaaccttaaaactgtcattcatatatcacacatttcatcacatttcatcatatgacatatcacaaattcaatcacatttaacataaaacaataatcattctagttattattacaacaccgaataaaacaataatcattcaaatcatTACAATAATGTTTGAGCAAATAACAACATAAAACAATGCTTCAGGAAATTACaacaattgttcgaa
This genomic stretch from Hordeum vulgare subsp. vulgare chromosome 6H, MorexV3_pseudomolecules_assembly, whole genome shotgun sequence harbors:
- the LOC123403127 gene encoding probable peroxygenase 5, translating into MGATGQRRLSSLPAAAAAAPLLLLLAVSSWSQAAASAAAAPAWTTDLEKHVAFFDTDNDGIVTFSETEQGLRAIGLGVLEATASATLINGVIGPKTRPENATTSRFDIYIANIHKGMHGSDSGSYDAQGRFVPAKFNGIFTRFAKVEPNALNEAELEAMRTANRKEGDFKGWAASKAEWGMLYNLAKDKDGFLEKNTARTVYDGSLFPKLVKKASSSGN